The following coding sequences lie in one Eleginops maclovinus isolate JMC-PN-2008 ecotype Puerto Natales chromosome 21, JC_Emac_rtc_rv5, whole genome shotgun sequence genomic window:
- the LOC134883817 gene encoding Golgi reassembly-stacking protein 1-like, producing the protein MGGSQSSFLSDGGTSSGYHVHGLQEDSPALRAGLEPFFDFILSIGNTRLNKESDLLKDLLKANVEKAVKLEVYNSKTQRVRELEVTPSNMWGGQGLLGASVRFCSFEGANENVWHVLDVETNSPAALAGLIAYDDFIVGADQVLQDSEDFFSLIEANEGKPLKLLVYNTQTDNCREVVVTPNGAWGGEGSLGCGIGYGYLHRIPSRLALPQPENTHAQQSTVMDGSEELLTTSEPTEVSSEDAQIPLSIGEIDLNQKEAAVQDLFVPSPSQPAVDSEVSPIPDWVTQDLLDMVSNDDINQSSMIVNYGDESVDQSDFDTSCVDQRPSSPERESDIQDTEQEEATDPITTTSASIEVDNPTEIPQEILSDGSVPEVQDTTPEPVSPPDAVEDNTAETAASDS; encoded by the exons ATGGGGGGGTCTCAGAGCTCGTTTCTGTCGGACGGGGGAACTTCTAGTGGATATCATGTTCATGGG CTTCAGGAGGACTCTCCCGCTCTGAGGGCCGGTCTGGAGCCTTTCTTTGACTTCATTCTCTCCATAGGGAATACCCGCCTT AACAAAGAGAGCGACCTGCTGAAAGACCTTCTAAAGGCCAATGTGGAGAAAGCGGTCAAACTCGAAGTGTACAACTCTAAAACCCAGCGGGTGAGGGAACTGGAAGTCACTCCCAGTAACATGTGGGGGGGGCAGGGTCTGCTGGGCGCCAGTGTTCGCTTCTGCAGCTTTGAAGGAGCCAATGAGAACGTTTGGCACGTCTTG gATGTGGAAACCAATTCTCCTGCAGCTTTGGCCGGCCTTATTGCTTATGATGACTTCATCGTAGGAGCGGACCAGGTGTTGCAAGAT TCAGaggatttcttttctttgattGAAGCCAACGAGGGGAAGCCTCTGAAGCTGCTGGTGTACAACACTCAGACCGACAACTGCAGGGAGGTGGTGGTGACTCCCAATGGAGCatggggaggagaggggag CTTAGGCTGTGGCATTGGCTACGGCTACCTGCACAGAATCCCCTCTCGCCTTGCTCTGCCTCAACCAGAGAACACACACGCTCAGCAGTCCACGGTGATGGACGGCAGTGAAGAGCTGCTAACAACAAGCGAACCCACAGAG GTGTCTTCAGAGGATGCGCAAATCCCTTTAAGCATTGGTGAAATAGATTTGAATCAGAAGGAAGCAGCTGTGCAGGACTTGTTTGTACCATCGCCCTCTCAGCCAGCTGTGGACTCAG AGGTTTCCCCTATACCTGATTGGGTGACTCAAGACTTGTTGGACATGGTTTCCAATGATGACATCAACCAGAGCTCCATGATTGTTAATTATGGAGATGAGTCTGTCGATCAGTCCGACTTTG ATACCTCATGTGTCGACCAAAGACCCTCCTCTCCTGAGAGAGAATCAGACATCCAGGACACCGAGCAGGAGGAAGCTACTGACCCGATCACTACCACTTCTGCGAGCATTGAAGTGGATAACCCCACAGAAATCCCCCAGGAGATCCTGAGTGACGGCAGTGTCCCAGAGGTGCAGGATACTACTCCTGAGCCTGTGAGCCCTCCAGACGCTGTGGAGGACAACACCGCAGAGACTGCAGCTTCAGACAGTTAG
- the LOC134884178 gene encoding elastase-1-like, producing the protein MIRLVAFLSCIGLICAETPFNHNVHNERVIGGNNANPNTWKWQASLQYDSYNDGSYYHMCGGTIIDPFHIMTAAHCILSMDASAYRVVVGEYNLYEYDGSEQFIPLERISVHPGWNEDLAKGNDIALLRLANPVYDNGYVAMADLPGPGQTIPNGFTCYITGWGLMDYGGSVPSILQVAAIPVVEHSICSRPDWWGSIALKTMVCAGGDGVISGCQGDSGGPLSCFTDGAWRVHGVVSYGPSGMCNQVTKPTVFTRVSSFTDWIYSIIR; encoded by the exons ATGATTCGTCTTGTGGCTTTCCTGTCCTGCATTG GGCTGATTTGTGCTGAAACACCTTTCAACCACAATGTGCACAATGAGAGGGTCATAGGAGGCAACAACGCTAATCCAAACACCTGGAAATGGCAG GCTTCTCTCCAGTATGATTCGTACAACGATGGCTCATACTACCACATGTGTGGAGGCACTATCATTGATCCCTTCCACATCATGACTGCTGCTCACTGTATCCTCAG CATGGATGCTAGTGCGTACCGCGTGGTGGTGGGGGAGTACAACCTGTACGAATACGACGGCAGTGAGCAGTTCATCCCGCTGGAAAGGATTTCCGTGCATCCAGGCTGGAATGAAGACCTTGCCAAAGG AAATGACATTGCTCTCCTGAGGCTGGCGAACCCTGTGTATGATAACGGCTACGTGGCCATGGCTGATCTTCCCGGCCCTGGTCAGACAATTCCTAACGGGTTCACCTGTTACATCACTGGCTGGGGTCTCATGGACT ATGGAGGGAGCGTCCCCTCCATCCTGCAGGTGGCCGCCATCCCGGTGGTGGAGCATTCAATCTGCTCCAGGCCTGACTGGTGGGGCAGCATTGCTCTGAAGACCATGGTGTGTGCTGGAGGGGATGGAGTCATTTCAGGCTGCCAG GGCGACTCTGGAGGACCACTGAGCTGCTTCACTGACGGAGCCTGGAGGGTCCATGGTGTCGTCAGTTACGGTCCATCTGGCATGTGCAACCAAGTGACTAAACCCACCGTCTTCACCAGAGTGTCTTCCTTCACGGACTGGATCTACTCA ATCATTAGATAG
- the csrnp1b gene encoding cysteine/serine-rich nuclear protein 1b: MSGLLKRKFEEVDEDPCYSSPSSLSSAGSGWDSEGESCYSDTLDSTPSNPSSPAKTYNTTSILKKSKRARRGNVTFDQVTVFFFPRCQGFTSVPSRGGCTLGMMQRHSVLRTYSLAEFAVEQRLLRREKFLNRLREEKLEALKLKLTKNGTQENEEAERLTVDDIPEQDIDIGGTNLDEGSFLHPHPPKRRYALLKDAGVKKIDKDEKRQLHELRISRENCGCDCQGFCEPETCSCSLAGIKCQMDHSSFPCGCTKDGCGNTEGRIEFNSTRVQTHYIHTIMKLELEKRLEEQSGPEEGDKTATTLVPSYAFSSDLAAAGENSCSSDMTDLSDSQSDDSGAGESPCDHHTQLDEKGLSILSFSDTVGGSRNCRDFCCPDQRQDHLSTEAFSSFSMADFADENDNIDAALLDDHTDNRGAAVSDFLDENANQGNGLFHGSSVPRTPSPSIDRSASYNMDLSLSSESDLEFFDGFPCLGPSSLYNSLKEYEHMDNFFQFQLPSYPSLPPTSDPGTCLLESLIGLSESVPEPPATFTDNQLLEEAMKLSVMESVKV, encoded by the exons ATGAGTGGGCTTCTCAAGAGGAAGTTTGAGGAGGTGGATGAGGACCCATGCTactcctcaccctcctctctctcctcagccGGCTCAGGGTGGGACTCGGAGGGCGAGAGCTGCTACTCGGACACCCTGGACTCTACCCCCAGCAACCCCAGCTCGCCTGCAAAAACCTACAACA CCACATCCATCCTTAAGAAATCCAAGAGAGCCAGACGGGGGAACGTGACCTTCGACCAGGTGACGGTGTTCTTCTTCCCTCGGTGCCAAGGCTTCACCAGCGTTCCCAGTCGAGGAGGATGCACTCTGGGAATGATGCAGCGCCACAGCGTTCTCCGCACCTATTCGCTTGCCGAGTTCGCCGTGGAGCAGCGGCTGCTACGCCGGGAGAAGTTCCTCAACAGACTCAGGGAGGAAAAGCTCGAGGCTCTCAAGTTAAAG CTGACTAAGAATGGAACCCAGGAGAACGAGGAGGCGGAGCGGCTAACGGTGGACGACATCCCCGAGCAGGACATCGACATCGGTGGCACCAATCTGGACGAGGGCTCTTTCCTCCATCCTCACCCTCCCAAACGGCGCTACGCTCTACTCAAAGATGCCGGCGTGAAGAAGATCGACAAGGACGAGAAGAGGCAACTGCACGAGCTGAGGATCTCCAGGGAGAACTGCGGCTGCGACTGCCAGGGCTTCTGCGAGCCCGAGACGTGTAGCTGCAGCCTGGCCGGCATCAAGTGTCAA ATGGATCATTCCTCCTTCCCATGCGGCTGCACGAAAGACGGCTGTGGGAACACAGAAGGTCGCATCGAGTTTAACTCCACCCGGGTCCAGACGCATTACATCCACACCATCATgaagctggagctggagaagagGCTGGAGGAGCAGTCAGGCCCAGAGGAAGGGGACAAAACCGCCACCACCTTAGTGCCCTCGTACGCCTTCAGTTCAGACCTGGCGGCGGCAGGAGagaacagctgcagcagcgacATGACGGACTTATCGGACTCTCAGAGCGACGACTCCGGGGCCGGTGAGAGTCCGTGCGATCACCACACCCAGCTGGACGAGAAAGGCCTGAGCATTCTGAGTTTTAGCGACACGGTGGGCGGATCGAGGAACTGTAGAGACTTTTGCTGCCCGGATCAGCGGCAAGACCACCTGTCGACGGAGGCTTTCAGCAGCTTCAGCATGGCAGACTTTGCGGACGAGAACGACAACATAGACGCCGCGCTGTTGGACGATCACACGGACAATCGGGGAGCGGCCGTCTCAGACTTTTTGGATGAGAACGCCAACCAGGGGAACGGTTTGTTCCACGGCAGCAGTGTGCCGCGCACGCCGTCCCCGAGCATCGACCGCTCGGCCAGCTACAACATGGACCTGAGCCTCTCATCGGAGTCTGACCTGGAGTTCTTTGATGGGTTTCCCTGCTTGGGGCCCAGCTCGCTCTACAACTCCCTGAAGGAGTACGAACACATGGACAACTTTTTCCAGTTTCAGTTGCCTAGCTATCCCAGCCTCCCGCCGACGAGCGACCCCGGGACCTGCCTCCTGGAGTCGCTCATCGGCCTGTCCGAATCCGTCCCAGAACCCCCCGCCACATTTACAGACAATCAGCTGTTGGAGGAAGCCATGAAACTGTCTGTGATGGAGTCTGTGAAAGTTTGA